The DNA region gtataagtaaaatgaaaagttttgagttttcctttagtgtatgttgtGCCTTATTCTTGAACCCAGTAGATGGTGGCACTACACCTGTACTGGTTGTAGCCATTGTGGTTCCTGTAACTGATGGGTTGCCGGTTCGAAATCcccacatccatctcagttattgagtccttgagcaaggcaccaaacctgccttgcctgctgttAGTCAGACGTCCGATGGCGCCGATTGTGTAGCAGCTTCCATCAGTCTGCCCTAGGGCAGCtgggctacaatgtagcttaccaccatcagcatgtaaagcactttggcatCGTCTGCACTAGATAAATCGCTATAAGTACATTTACCATTGACTATACACTTGCATTTTGTCTGTGTGTTCCCTTGCCTGGACACGGGTCACCGGgaccccactctggagccaggcctggagggggtgtacgatggcgagcgcctgaTGACTGGGCTCTTCCCTCTTGGAGCCCAGCCGTTCTCAGCCTGAAGAGGAGATATGGGTCTCCCCTCCgatgggcccaccacctgtgagaggggccaaaggggtcgggtgcaatGTGTGATGGGTGGTGGCCGAGGGAGGgggccctggcggtccgatcctcggttgcagaagctggctcttgggatgtggaatgtcacctctctggtggggaaggagccggagctagtgtgtgaggttgagaggttccagGTAGAagtagtcggtctcacctcgacccatgcctctggttctggaaccagtctccttgagaggggcagGACATACTTCCTCTCTGGAGTTGCCCATGGTGAAAGgtgtcgggcaggagtgggcatacttgttgctccccatctcggcgcctgtaagTTGGGGTTTACACCTTGTGAATGAGAGGGTAACCTCCCTctgcctacgggtggggggacgggtcctgactgtcaTTTGTGCTTAACGACAGTTCGGATTACCCACCTTTCTTGGAATCCTTAGAGGGGGTAATGGAGTGTGCTCTTTCTGGGGagtcccttgttctgctgggggacttcaacgctcacgtgggcagtgacagtgagacctggaggggcccccccgatctgaactcgagtagtgttctgttgttggactttcGTGCTCGTCccggattgtccataacgaacaccatgttcaggcataagggtgtccatatgtgcacttagcaccaggacaccctaggccacagttcgatgatcgactttgtcatcctTTCATCAGATCTGCGGCCgcatgtcttggacactcgggtgaagagaggtgcggagctgtccactgaccactacctggtggtgagttggctctggtggtgggggaggatgcTGGTCAGATCTGGCAGGCCCAAGcatgttgtgagggtctgctgggaacgtctggtggaatcccctgtgagatggagctttaactcccatctccggcaaaactttgAACATGTTCAGGTGGAGATGCGGTACATTGAGTCTAAGTGGACCGTGTTTCGTGCCTCCATTGCGGAGGCGGcttatcggagctgtggccgcaaggttgtcggtgtaTTTAACAAGttatttacttgtttaaaaTCGTTGACAGTCTTTTTTTGCTTGTTAAATATGTGATTCCagtaaagtcagaaaaacatgcattatgctaaagtttttttctctctactaAAATGTATGAACTTTCAAATTGATCTATGTTATGAATTTGTACTGTTAAATTCTGTGCTATCTATGTCCTGTAATACACAACAAGGGTCAaattacacattaaaaacagacGTTCGATACGATAAGGTTTTATATGACGTCATTAAAACATATAGCCGATGCCATAACGCTCGATTATTTATTTAGGTGGGGCTTTTTAATCCATCAAACTTGATAAAAATTTCACATAAGCTTACatccttattttttctatgtacaAATAATCTCTAAGcttctctttaaaacaaaatgacattgtaactgattctgttatttgtttcaaattatattaaccagTATAGCTCTACCTATGTTAAAgcataatgaaaacatgaaaaataattacttttaatattCATTATAAACTAATTTTCATACATTGATTGTTCTTGATTTTAGAAAGTATGGttgattattattgtcttcaATAATTTAGTGTTTCTTGGGTCttagttgtatttttctcttttctgctgcagctgttttctattaTTACTATGAAAATACTTTAGGTTtttcaaagagaactggcactgtataagaaacctttagatgtgatgatcgtaagatccacaaggtggcggtaatgcaatgacatgaatgaacgacagtcataaaatcccaaagaagaagaagaagacaaagaaaatggcgcatggtctgtttggttgaatgttcgactgtttctctaaacgagtttatcaacgagccgttaactgctgctgaagaaacattcacagagtttaaagaaatcatcgtcaagtcggaggaagagatggatgatcatcgcagactgctggatttctcccggaggccccagataatcttacaccgaataggtaggaaccaccagcgtttggatgcaggttaaggtctaaatgtctgcacctttctgtatgaggatcattttagtaaatgttcttttcccgtataaatgttttgttaaccggtaaatgaacgcaggaatcacaattacgctgtgaaaatggcttattgatgtagaaataaaatgacctttttatggcttttcctcctttaactaatcaaacttacttttgaaaacaggagaaatgtgaacaATGCAGCGCAAGGTtagtaaagcaaacagcatgaaacaataataatgtgttagtagctgtaaaatgtaataatttgtaataaataaattgtagtggcgattgtttgtcaaaccaaacatcctataaaagttcagtcaacaagccactgctgcacTGAGGTGATGCTTCGTACGAAggtaaaagaagttcaatgtccaaaaaactagaaaattgcttttatagtttattttttccagtttaacaagcaaataacaaagatcaaactttacattagtgatgtgtcgagtaatgaagcgggtaagacagagaactcacctaaacctgagcacagttatagtttttattttttagtaataaatcgttgtccctggtgacatagcgagtaacaagccaatcacaaccctcttttctttttgtttctagttttcttttggatccagccattgtttcatacaaccagattaatcagaatttatgtatcagaatcacaaacatcttttacttgtttattcattgtaaagcttcatgttgttttcacgttgcctatttggggcctgcccatagcaatgcatagggatgCAATCTctatgcattgcatggcaggcacctattgttctacacctcaaaataactgctgcttagactcaaaatagacagaattttgtctgcctctctgagctgctctttagaaccacagtgatggcagaatgtcagaactacagacatggtgaaacaactgctataaactcattgcatctctgaatagtgatgccccacatgctactgacagcattcaCATTGAATACACATTGAATTAGTACggccatttaatatgaagcttactgaagatttcaaaataaaagccttaatattCTTCTAAGGTTAGTGCACTACCATCGGCAGTGAAATAATGTTAGCCTGCATTATCTTTGCTAATATCTTTGCTGCATTAGtcttttagcttaaataagctattagctaattttcttacttattagccatgtttagtataccgAATGGAGTAAGTAAAGTACGGACAACATGATAGTGatgccccacatgctactgacagcattcatgctaacattagcattttggctaattttagctgatacacttactttattatactgaatggtgcaagtacatgttagtaaacattctggtcattctcctcatatgattgcagctttctttagcattgatacTAATTTTTAGatggatggagttcctcagggcttcatgaagctgcatctcaccatcactacttttcattgtttcctctcctgctctggtcAAAACCCACAGGCCCAACCCAGTGCATGTTGGTCCTATACCAGTCCCTGtacttacagaaaatggacccacagttcttaatgtctaacttacaaaagttaataacaaacacaaagcaacaaaaactaaacaattattaacctacaaataaactctgtaaataaaccccaaaaatataaagtgaactaaaatcaaattttaatacaaataaaagtaatgataGTTCCAAATTAAgtaatatcttgaaataataaaatttactCGTAAATATTAACAACATTGGCAACTATTAttgattttataataaataaaaaatatttaatatccattcatttgagaattctccaaTTGTCAGCTGGATTTGTCGCCTGAGCTGTCTCTCTGTCTACGCTCTTAAATTTTTCGGTGtgggttttttcatttttttcatttctgtcgtAAACGATGAACGATTTCTCCCatttacttcaataaaataacaattgcttttttaatctgttttcttgtcCAGATTGCCTGCAGTGTAACATTTATTACctggagaggagatccactttggaccaggaggagttggaagctctgcaggtgaaacaagaacaggaagagcctgaagatcatcagataaaagaagagcaggaggatctaaaacaccagcagataaaagtggaagagaaagaagtttactgcagtcagggtgaagaacagattgaattaaaacaggagactgatacctgcatggtggttcctgttgatgagcaaacagaccacactgaatcagaaccaaacaggaaccaagacatcttccaggaagctgctgaagctgagaaccaaaatcaggaaagaagaaaacctttctcatgtgacatctgtaaaaagcgtttgacttcaaaatctgttgttgttcacatgagaactcatacgggtgaaaagccgtttacatgtgtgaactgtggaaaaagttttagtcataaacatgttttaactaagcacatgatgattcatactggtgaaaagccgttttcatgtgggaactgtggtaaaggttttattcaaaaacagcagttaactgagcacatgatgattcatactggtgaaaagccgttttcatgtgtgaactgtggaaaaagttttattcgaaaacagcatttaactcggcacatgattattcatactggtgaaaagccgttttcatgtgtgaactgtggaaaaagttttattcgaaaacagcatttaactgagcacatgatgattcatactggtgaaaagccgttttcatgtgggaactgtggaatAAGTTTTATTCAACAACAGcagttaactcagcacatgatgattcatactggtgaaaagccgttttcatgtgtgaactgtggaaaaagttttattcgaaaacagcagttaactcggcacatgatgattcacactggtgaaaagccgttttcatgtgggaactgtagaaaaggttttagtcaccaacgggatttaactcagcacatgatgattcacactggtgaaaagccgtttacatgtgggaactgtggaaaaagttttattcaacaacagcagttaactcagcacatgatgattcacactggtgaaaagccgttttcatgtgggaactgtggaaaaagttttattcgaaaacagcagttaactcagcacatgatgactcacactggtgaaaagccgtttacatgtgggaactgtggaaaaagttttattcaacaacagcagttaactcagcacatgatgattcacactggtgaaaagccgttttcatgtgggaactgtggaaaaagttttattcgaaaacagcagttaactcagcacatgatgattcacactggtgaaaagccgtttacatgtgggaactgtggaaaaagttttagtcgaaaacggtttttaactaagcacatgatgattcacactggtaaaaagccatttttatgtgggaactgtgggaagagttttagtttaaaacagcagttaactcagcacatgatgattcacactggtgaaaagccattttcatgtgggaactgtgggaagagttttattcgaaaacaacagttaactcagcacatgacgCGTCACAGTtgaaaagcagtagaagtattttccatacatgtcctatgttgtatttgttaaatgtgatcatttggatacttagagatgtgcaaccatgacacattttccttcagagatgctttgttctgtttttctggtatattctttttcaaaaaacaataatgataaactgtatgttattgtattaaaatactgtttatgtcaaactgtatgttgtgtgtgtacaacatgaagagcagagggctcagcacacagccctgaggagtgccagtactgatgctgatagatgaagaggcttgggggcccactgactatttcatgcattaacagagtttgaccggacatggactcccttccagaacattctcacatgattggacttgagggattgatttgtattattctgtacaaTAGAGAGAGttagtggggtttatttttgtagttttttagatcaacaatagaatgtatataattgagtgttttcaaaaaatctgcaagaaaagtatttgtgatagttttgtctttaaagtaaaatgagattgaaactgatttaatttctttcaaattatattaacttgttttacctaattaaaatctattcaaataaaaaaatgcttttgtactttaaagaaaatgcaagattcaccacaaactaattttcatgaattgattgcacaaagtgcatgtgattattttcaataatttgttttcttctctaattttagctgtaattattttctcttttctactGCAGCATTtggatttctctctttttatgttgtaaccatttttatgtgtatttgtataagtaaaatgaaaagttttgagttttcctttagtgtatgttgtGCCTTATTCTTGAACCCAGTAGATGGTGGCACTACACCTGTACTGGTTGTAGCCATTGTGGTTCCTGTAACTGATGGGTTGCCGGTTCGAAATCcccacatccatctcagttattgagtccttgagcaaggcaccaaacctgccttgcctgctgttAGTCAGACGTCCGATGGCGCCGATTGTGTAGCAGCTTCCATCAGTCTGCCCTAGGGCAGCtgggctacaatgtagcttaccaccatcagcatgtaaagcactttggcatCGTCTGCACTAGATAAATCGCTATAAGTACATTTACCATTGACTATACACTTGCATTTTGTCTGTGTGTTCCCTTGCCTGGACACGGGTCACCGGgaccccactctggagccaggcctggagggggtgtacgatggcgagcgcctgaTGACTGGGCTCTTCCCTCTTGGAGCCCAGCCGTTCTCAGCCTGAAGAGGAGATATGGGTCTCCCCTCCgatgggcccaccacctgtgagaggggccaaaggggtcgggtgcaatGTGTGATGGGTGGTGGCCGAGGGAGGgggccctggcggtccgatcctcggttgcaaaagctggctcttgggatgtggaatgtcacctctctggtggggaaggagccggagctagtgtgtgaggttgagaggttccagGTAGAagtagtcggtctcacctcgacccatgcctctggttctggaaccagtctccttgagaggggcagGACATACTTCCTCTCTGGAGTTGCCCATGGTGAAAGgtgtcgggcaggagtgggcatacttgttgctccccatctcggcgcctgtaagTTGGGGTTTACACCTTGTGAATGAGAGGGTAACCTCCCTctgcctacgggtggggggacgggtcctgactgtcaTTTGTGCTTAACGACAGTTCGGATTACCCACCTTTCTTGGAATCCTTAGAGGGGGTAATGGAGTGTGCTCTTTCTGGGGagtcccttgttctgctgggggacttcaacgctcacgtgggcagtgacagtgagacctggaggggcccccccgatctgaactcgagtagtgttctgttgttggactttcGTGCTCGTCccggattgtccataacgaacaccatgttcaggcataagggtgtccatatgtgcacttagcaccaggacaccctaggccacagttcgatgatcgactttgtcatcctTTCATCAGATCTGCGGCCgcatgtcttggacactcgggtgaagagaggtgcggagctgtccactgaccactacctggtggtgagttggctctggtggtgggggaggatgcTGGTCAGATCTGGCAGGCCCAAGcatgttgtgagggtctgctgggaacgtctggtggaatcccctgtgagatggagctttaactcccatctccggcaaaactttgAACATGTTCCGGTGGAGATGCGGTacattgagtctgagtggaccgtgttccctGCCTCCATTGCGGAGGCAGcttatcggagctgtggccgcaaggttgtcggtgtaTTTAACAAgttgtttacttgttttaaatagttgacagtcttttttttgcatgttaaaTATGTGATTCCagtaaagtcagaaaaacatgcattatGCTAAAGTTTGTTTCGCTCTACTAAAATGTATGAACTTTCAAATTGATCTATGTTATGAATTTGTACTGGTAAATTCTGTGCTATCTATGTCCTGTAATACACAACAAGGGTCAaattacacattaaaaacagacGTTCGATACGATAAGGTTTTATATGACGTCATTACAACAGATGGCCGATGCTATAACGCTcgattatttatttcacataagCTTACatccttattttttctatgtacaAATAATCTCTAAGcttctctttaaaacaaaaagacatcaTAACTGATTCTGTTATTTGTTTCAAGATATATTAACCAGTATAACTCTACCTATGTAAAAGcttaatgaataaatgaaaaataattacttttaatataCATTGTAAACTAATTTTCATACATTGATTGTTCTTGATTTTAGAAAGTATGGttgattattattgtcttcaATAATTTAGTGTTTCTTGGGTCttagttgtatttttctcttttctgctgcagctgttttttattattactatgaAAAGACTTTAGGTTtttcaaagagaactggcactgtataagaaacctttagatgtgatgatcgtaagatccacaaggtggcggtaatgcaatgacatgaatgaacgacagtcataaaatcccaaagaagaagaagaagacaaagaaaatggcgcatggtctgtttggttgaatgttcgactgtttctctaaacgagtttatcaacgagccgttaactgctgctgaagaaacattcacagagtttaaagaaatcatcgtcaagtcggaggaagagatggatgatcatcgcagactgctggatttctcccggaggccccagataatcttacaccgaataggtaggaaccaccagcgtttggatgcaggttaaggtctaaatgtctgcacctttctgtatgaggatcattttagtaaatgttcttttcccgtataaatgttttgttaaccggtaaatgaacgcaggaatcacaattacgctgtgaaaatgacttattgatgtagaaataaaatgaccttttatggcttttcctcctttaactaatcaaacttacttttgaaaacaggagaaatgtgaacaATGCAGCGCAAGATtagtaaagcaaacagcatgaaacaataataatgtgttagtagctgtaaaatgtaattagaaaaaatttaaccggggcctgccaaagtgtgcccgtcggtttggacccagcgatCTGATGCTAAAAAACCTGAACGAACGTtcaccattcagtatgttaaaaattagcatcaatgctaagcttagctaaCTAGTAGTCATTAGCATGTGGAAAGTCACAAGCATCTTGACTAACAtgtacttgcaccattcagtatgttaaaattagtgtataaGCAAAAATTTGCCAAAATGCTGTGAGTAGCATTTGGGGTATCATTAGAATGTTATCTGTAATTGACTTAGTCCATTCAGtgtactaaacatggctaataagtaagaaaaatagctaatagcttatttaaggtaaaaggctaatgctaatgaaccgCCTTGCTGcgcggcggtgcactaacctgagggggatattgaggctttttattttgaaaaaagaaaacggtaagcttcatattaaatggccacactaatccAATGTGTAACAGTGGTTTGTTtaaaccagtcacataaagccaacaagagcaattacatgatgtaaaaatcgtcaagggttttattttgaatttttcagtaagcttcatttcaaagggccaaactaatctcatgtgtaacagtgatttggttaaatcagttataaaaagcccaaaacacaagtagttctatagaccagctcagtcctccgctgtagtaactgacagttccgccatgttgtagttctgacattcagctcagacctcttcTGTAGGCACtgagtgtccgccatgttgtagtcctaaccttcagtcattgtagttctaaagagcggCTCAGCTGAGACAGACagggagagacagaattgtATCTGTTTGAAGCAGTTAGTTTTTCTGAACAAAGCAGGACaaacaactccttcccgttcgggaaccgtaagGCCGATCCAAAAACCATTTGAAGcatatgagagggctatttctCCTCTCTGatagtaccgcgattcatatCTGTAGCTCTCTCTGCACTAACCTGAGAGAAatattcaggcttttattttgaaattttcagcaagctttattttaaagggCTACACTAATCCTATGagtaacagtgtttgggttaaatcaaTTATATACTGGCCAAAACAGACAGGAGTTCTAAGTGGCAGCAAGGCCCTCTGTTTTTACTGAGTgttagttagaactacagatatggcgtatttgtagtcctaatcagccgCCCTCCCCTCCtgtgttccgttgctatggtaattaaTCATCTGCTAACTGTCCTGCAGTCCAAACAATTCCTTCCCGTTCGGGATCCGTGATATGTATttgaaaaccgtttgaagcatatgagagggctatttgtcgtctccggTAGTACCGCGATTTATATCTGTAGCTCTCTCACAGTAATAGCAGTGATGAGGCAAAGATGGTGTGCGCGGAGctctgaaatttttcagaaatacatggaagtgaatctgggagagcgtcagtttCCCTGGCGCATGGTTTCGTCGCCATCGTAACTCCGAATACCACTACAAGTAAAAGCTCCCCTCCCGGCATCGAGCCGAACCAACTTTTGTGGGTgggcacgcagcggtatgagccgcattccggttgacggaagaaaaataaactagtaaattcctgaagaaatttaaccggggcctgccaaagtgtgcacGTCGGTTTCAGCATCAGGTTTCTGATGCCGAatattagcatcaatgctaaagaaagctgcaacgAAAGCAATAGCATGAGGAGACCCACTAACATgaacttgcaccattcagtatgataaagtaagtgtatcagctaaaatttgccaaaatgctaatgttagcatgattgctgtcagtagcatgtggggcatcactaggatgttttctataattgacttaatccattcagtatactaaacatggctaataagtcagaaaaatagcta from Xiphophorus hellerii strain 12219 chromosome 13, Xiphophorus_hellerii-4.1, whole genome shotgun sequence includes:
- the LOC116731635 gene encoding gastrula zinc finger protein XlCGF8.2DB-like encodes the protein MIIHTGEKPFSCVNCGKSFIRKQHLTEHMMIHTGEKPFSCGNCGISFIQQQQLTQHMMIHTGEKPFSCVNCGKSFSHQRDLTQHMMIHTGEKPFTCGNCGKSFIQQQQLTQHMMIHTGEKPFSCGNCGKSFIRKQQLTQHMMTHTGEKPFTCGNCGKSFIQQQQLTQHMMIHTGEKPFSCGNCGKSFIRKQQLTQHMMIHTGEKPFTCGNCGKSFSRKRFLTKHMMIHTGKKPFLCGNCGKSFSLKQQLTQHMMIHTGEKPFSCGNCGKSFIRKQQLTQHMTRHS